A stretch of Microbacterium sp. LWH3-1.2 DNA encodes these proteins:
- a CDS encoding TetR/AcrR family transcriptional regulator, whose amino-acid sequence MTQVDLEAKPRLGRKRDHTRDAEILDATIEVLAETGYDGMTIDMVAARAKAGKATVYRRWASKPELVLDAVACMKAKDLDLESLPDTGTLRGDLVAMVRSPTIQESQRKLQVMAGIVSMIARDPELAAAAREAIIEPRAAANRILFRRAIDRGEIASDVDIEALCLIGPAMVAYRTLMLREPVDRDFMITTIDRVVLPAAFAR is encoded by the coding sequence ATGACGCAGGTCGACCTCGAGGCCAAGCCCCGCCTCGGACGCAAGCGGGATCACACGCGTGATGCCGAGATTCTGGATGCCACCATCGAGGTGCTGGCAGAGACCGGGTACGACGGCATGACGATCGACATGGTGGCAGCCCGTGCCAAAGCCGGCAAAGCGACGGTCTACCGACGGTGGGCGTCAAAGCCTGAGCTCGTGCTCGACGCGGTTGCCTGCATGAAGGCGAAGGATCTCGATCTCGAGTCGCTGCCCGACACCGGAACACTTCGCGGAGACCTCGTGGCGATGGTGCGCTCGCCGACCATCCAGGAGAGCCAGCGCAAACTCCAGGTCATGGCCGGGATCGTTTCGATGATCGCCCGCGACCCCGAACTCGCTGCCGCAGCGCGCGAGGCGATCATCGAGCCACGAGCCGCGGCTAATCGCATCCTTTTCCGCCGCGCCATCGACCGCGGTGAGATCGCTTCGGATGTGGACATCGAGGCGCTGTGCCTGATCGGCCCGGCGATGGTCGCCTACCGCACACTGATGCTGCGCGAGCCCGTCGACCGCGACTTCATGATCACGACCATCGACCGGGTCGTCCTCCCGGCCGCGTTCGCCCGCTGA
- a CDS encoding glycosyltransferase family 4 protein: MLGPIAWRTPPLGYGPWERVTSLLTEGLVRRGVDVTLFATGDSITGAELDAVTPHGYAEDPSMDGRVWEALHVAHAIERSGEFDLVHNQLDWLPLAFSAQWRAPMITTIHGFSGPAILPAYVSSTSAFVSISDSDRSPGLEYLATIHHGIDATELPCVTEPDDYLVSFGRIHPDKGTAAAVEIARRAGRRLVICGLIHDPDYFRREVEPHIDGEQVVFLGAVGAEERARVLGQAVALLHPIDFDEPFGLSVVESMMCGTPVLAYRRGSMAEVIDEGATGSTVASIEEAVSALPAVLSLNRRRVHDLAVMRFGVERMVDEYLRVYETVRRR; encoded by the coding sequence ATGCTCGGTCCCATCGCCTGGCGGACGCCCCCGCTGGGCTATGGGCCATGGGAGCGCGTGACGAGCCTGCTCACGGAGGGTCTCGTGCGCCGTGGGGTGGACGTGACGCTGTTCGCGACCGGCGACTCGATCACCGGCGCCGAGCTCGATGCCGTGACGCCGCACGGTTACGCCGAAGACCCGTCGATGGACGGCCGCGTGTGGGAAGCGCTTCACGTCGCCCACGCCATCGAGCGCTCGGGCGAGTTCGACCTCGTGCACAACCAGCTCGACTGGCTCCCTCTCGCGTTCAGCGCCCAGTGGCGCGCGCCGATGATCACGACGATCCACGGCTTCTCGGGCCCGGCGATCCTGCCCGCGTACGTCTCCTCGACCTCGGCGTTCGTCTCGATCTCCGACTCCGATCGCTCCCCCGGTCTGGAGTATCTCGCGACGATCCACCACGGGATCGACGCCACAGAGCTTCCCTGCGTCACCGAACCGGACGACTACCTGGTGTCGTTCGGGCGGATCCACCCCGACAAAGGCACCGCGGCCGCGGTGGAGATCGCGCGGCGCGCCGGCCGGCGCCTCGTGATCTGCGGTCTCATCCACGACCCCGACTACTTCCGCCGCGAGGTGGAACCCCACATCGACGGGGAGCAAGTCGTGTTCCTCGGCGCTGTCGGGGCTGAGGAACGTGCGCGCGTCCTCGGGCAGGCGGTGGCGCTGCTTCATCCGATCGATTTCGACGAGCCGTTCGGACTCTCGGTGGTGGAGTCCATGATGTGCGGCACGCCCGTTCTCGCGTATCGCCGGGGGTCCATGGCAGAAGTCATCGACGAGGGCGCGACCGGCAGCACTGTGGCCTCGATCGAGGAGGCCGTCTCGGCGCTCCCCGCCGTCCTGTCGCTGAACCGTCGTCGCGTGCACGATCTCGCCGTCATGCGATTCGGCGTGGAGCGGATGGTCGACGAGTACCTGCGCGTGTACGAGACTGTGCGGCGTCGCTGA
- a CDS encoding glycosyltransferase — translation MTHYGFLSTFPPTRCGLATFTESLSDALVLDGDEDGTIVRVLDRPEDRGRPDPRARSRVRTDLIADDRLSMMRATMALNACDVVIVQHEYGIYGGDDGDQIVEVLAATRTPTIVVLHTVLVAPTPHQREVLTEVCRLAAVVVVMTAHARDNLAAHYAVDLGRVHVIPHGVQHVALSGSEPHSGRRVLTWGLLSPGKGIEWGIRAMAQLTDLDPHVEYIVAGQTHPKVLTHAGESYRTMLAALAVELGIEASVRIDGRYLDMSQLAALIASADVVLLPYDSVDQATSGVLAEAVAAGVPVVATGFPHAVELLSSGAGTVVAHQDPDAMARALREIITGSSVADSMREAALRETHETTWSAVADRYRALTARLVAARAA, via the coding sequence ATGACCCACTACGGATTCCTCAGCACGTTTCCGCCGACCCGCTGCGGCCTGGCCACTTTCACCGAGTCCCTCTCCGACGCCCTCGTCCTCGACGGTGACGAGGACGGCACGATCGTGCGCGTTCTCGACCGCCCCGAGGATCGTGGCCGTCCGGACCCCCGCGCGCGGTCGCGGGTGCGCACCGATCTGATCGCGGACGACAGGCTCAGCATGATGCGGGCGACCATGGCGCTCAACGCGTGCGATGTCGTGATCGTGCAGCACGAGTACGGGATCTACGGCGGAGACGATGGCGATCAGATCGTCGAGGTGCTCGCCGCGACGCGGACACCGACCATCGTCGTGCTCCACACCGTCCTGGTCGCACCGACGCCGCACCAACGGGAAGTGCTCACGGAAGTCTGCCGCCTCGCCGCGGTCGTCGTCGTGATGACCGCCCACGCACGCGACAACCTCGCCGCGCACTACGCGGTCGATCTCGGTCGCGTCCACGTCATCCCGCACGGTGTGCAGCACGTGGCTCTCAGCGGGTCCGAGCCGCACAGCGGCCGCCGCGTCCTCACGTGGGGGCTGCTCTCACCGGGCAAGGGCATCGAATGGGGCATCCGCGCCATGGCACAGCTCACCGACCTCGACCCGCACGTCGAGTACATCGTCGCCGGGCAGACGCACCCCAAGGTGCTCACACATGCGGGCGAGAGCTACCGCACGATGCTCGCCGCACTCGCCGTCGAGCTGGGCATCGAGGCATCCGTCCGCATCGACGGTCGCTACCTCGACATGTCGCAGCTCGCCGCCCTCATCGCTTCGGCCGATGTCGTGCTTCTGCCGTACGACTCGGTCGACCAGGCGACCTCCGGCGTCCTTGCCGAGGCCGTGGCCGCCGGCGTTCCCGTGGTCGCCACCGGGTTCCCGCATGCGGTGGAGCTGTTGTCGAGCGGAGCCGGGACGGTCGTCGCCCATCAGGACCCTGACGCCATGGCCCGGGCGCTTCGCGAGATCATCACGGGGTCGTCCGTTGCCGATAGCATGCGCGAGGCCGCCCTCCGCGAGACGCACGAGACGACGTGGTCGGCGGTCGCCGATCGCTACCGTGCGCTCACTGCGAGGCTCGTCGCGGCGCGGGCAGCATGA
- a CDS encoding glycosyltransferase → MMDPSPPYEHLRVLTDHNGIFEHALLDAPRPDHGYCVDDVARALIVVARERQQTAELRKMASIYLRFLESAVRSDGLAHNRMSAAGEWSDEPAMGDWWGRLLWALGTIAVQRGDPWTRARALRTFRIAARERSTSLRTLAFAALGAAEIVRVRSDDHIARTLLREFVAAVPAPTDRTWLWPEPRLAYGNASIAEALIAAGHVLGDADAAARGLRMLEFLLSVETSDDRLSVTGTGGRGPGESGPLFDQQPIELAALADACARAYAVTADTAWLAPISLAWRWFTGLNDTGTAMFDELTGAGFDGLERDGRNENRGAESTLAALSTYQQAYRHSEVNTG, encoded by the coding sequence ATGATGGACCCTTCTCCGCCGTACGAGCACCTGCGCGTGCTGACGGATCACAACGGCATCTTCGAGCACGCCCTCCTCGACGCGCCACGCCCGGACCACGGCTACTGCGTCGACGACGTGGCGCGAGCGCTGATCGTGGTCGCCCGTGAGCGGCAGCAGACCGCCGAACTCCGGAAGATGGCCTCGATCTATCTGCGCTTCCTCGAGTCGGCCGTGCGCTCGGACGGGCTCGCGCACAATCGCATGAGCGCCGCCGGGGAGTGGTCCGACGAGCCGGCCATGGGCGACTGGTGGGGACGGCTGCTGTGGGCGCTCGGCACGATCGCCGTCCAGCGAGGCGATCCTTGGACCCGAGCTCGCGCGTTGCGCACTTTCCGCATCGCAGCCCGCGAGCGGTCGACGAGCCTGCGGACTCTCGCCTTCGCGGCGCTGGGAGCTGCGGAGATCGTGCGCGTGCGTTCGGATGACCACATTGCCCGGACTCTCCTGCGGGAGTTCGTCGCCGCGGTGCCTGCGCCGACGGATCGCACCTGGCTCTGGCCCGAGCCGCGCCTCGCCTATGGGAACGCCTCCATCGCAGAAGCGCTGATCGCCGCCGGGCATGTTCTCGGTGATGCGGATGCCGCAGCGCGGGGTCTGCGGATGCTCGAGTTCCTGCTTTCCGTGGAGACGTCGGACGACCGATTGTCCGTAACCGGGACGGGAGGGCGCGGGCCCGGCGAGTCGGGACCGCTGTTCGATCAGCAGCCCATCGAGCTCGCCGCACTCGCGGACGCGTGTGCACGCGCGTACGCGGTTACCGCAGACACGGCGTGGCTGGCCCCGATCTCACTCGCGTGGCGCTGGTTCACCGGTCTCAATGACACCGGGACCGCCATGTTCGACGAGCTGACGGGAGCCGGCTTCGACGGCCTCGAACGCGACGGCCGGAACGAGAACCGCGGCGCCGAATCGACGTTGGCCGCGCTGAGCACCTACCAGCAGGCGTACCGCCACAGTGAAGTGAACACGGGATGA
- a CDS encoding glycosylase encodes MTARMHAAELLAQPDRVIAQLFLPGEEWSAHHSRAAEIIARVMAIPDERADVLAAALTRDFGSRHPDIRGLFRDNADVVSSRLADPVDISDARRLVLGASFTSEYAVEGAALCNPSAVEHPDQTGLAPGQLRVAIALRSIGEGHRSSIEFAEAIIGPGLCWTFAERQLPLWRARIEEGDWSIVHFRAALEDEGIINEISHSVLQGLPERFTASEVEASVAALPSALSRRADSGRHIEALRDLTNSVYRAVFSPETALSQRVLTPVAAEERHGMEDARFVRFTDLAGATHYRGTYTAYDGRDIAPRLIVTQDLREFEIHRLTGDAAQDKGMALFPRPVGGRYLALSRTGGESISLAESGDGVIWDHVGNVHTPGEPWEIVQTGNCGPPLETPQGWVVLVHGVGPMRRYSLGALLLDLEDPTIVLGRTANPILQPFDERRDGYVPNVVYSCGGLIVDDVVWIPIGIADSRIGVCSIEVDELLAHLVP; translated from the coding sequence ATGACCGCCCGGATGCACGCGGCGGAACTCTTGGCACAGCCGGACCGGGTGATCGCGCAGCTGTTCCTTCCGGGCGAGGAATGGTCCGCCCACCATTCCCGCGCGGCCGAGATCATCGCGCGCGTGATGGCGATACCTGACGAGCGGGCCGACGTGCTCGCGGCGGCGCTCACCCGCGACTTCGGTTCGCGGCATCCCGACATCCGCGGTCTGTTCCGGGACAACGCCGACGTCGTGAGTTCTCGTCTTGCCGATCCGGTCGACATCAGCGACGCTCGACGCCTGGTGCTCGGCGCCAGCTTCACGTCGGAGTATGCGGTCGAGGGCGCGGCGCTGTGCAACCCCAGCGCCGTGGAGCACCCCGACCAGACGGGATTGGCGCCCGGACAGCTGCGCGTGGCCATCGCCCTCCGCTCCATCGGAGAGGGACATCGCTCCTCCATCGAATTCGCCGAGGCGATCATCGGCCCGGGCCTGTGCTGGACGTTCGCAGAGCGGCAGCTGCCGCTGTGGCGAGCGCGGATCGAAGAAGGGGACTGGAGCATCGTGCACTTCCGTGCTGCGCTGGAGGACGAGGGGATCATCAACGAGATCTCGCACAGCGTGCTGCAAGGGCTTCCCGAGCGGTTCACCGCGTCGGAGGTCGAGGCGTCGGTGGCCGCCCTGCCGAGCGCGCTGTCGAGGCGGGCGGACAGCGGTCGGCATATCGAGGCGTTGCGCGACCTGACGAATTCCGTCTATCGCGCGGTGTTCTCCCCAGAGACCGCCCTCAGCCAGCGGGTCCTCACCCCCGTGGCGGCAGAGGAACGGCATGGAATGGAGGACGCGCGTTTCGTGCGATTCACCGACCTCGCCGGTGCCACTCACTACCGCGGGACGTACACCGCGTACGACGGTCGCGACATCGCACCGCGTCTGATCGTCACCCAGGATCTGCGCGAGTTCGAGATCCACCGGCTGACCGGAGACGCCGCTCAGGACAAGGGGATGGCGCTGTTCCCGCGCCCCGTGGGCGGCAGGTACCTCGCGCTGAGCCGAACCGGAGGCGAGAGCATCTCGCTCGCAGAGTCCGGCGACGGCGTGATCTGGGACCACGTCGGAAACGTCCATACCCCCGGGGAGCCCTGGGAGATCGTCCAGACCGGCAACTGCGGCCCGCCGCTCGAGACCCCGCAGGGGTGGGTCGTCCTGGTGCACGGCGTGGGTCCGATGCGACGGTACTCCCTGGGAGCATTGCTGCTCGACCTCGAGGATCCGACCATCGTCCTCGGACGGACGGCGAATCCGATCCTGCAGCCGTTCGACGAACGCCGCGACGGCTACGTGCCGAACGTCGTGTACTCGTGCGGCGGGCTCATCGTGGACGACGTGGTCTGGATCCCGATCGGCATCGCGGACTCCCGCATCGGAGTGTGCTCCATCGAGGTCGATGAGCTCCTCGCGCACCTGGTTCCGTAG
- a CDS encoding fatty acid desaturase family protein — MAVIPSGSIASSVRSTTPKTPNHYTELSQLVTGSGLMRRRYGYYWTKLVAAPIVIAGVITGFILIGDTWWQLVTAAVLAVVLTQVAMLGHDAAHRQIFRSGRWNDWTTLVIGNLLVGMSYGWWQHKHTRHHANPNKIGSDPDIELPVIAFTPEQADRRRASRSGPLRWLIAHQGVLFFPILLLEGLSLHASSVRRVFSREPLRRRPIEIAFLAARIIGFLVLVFLVLSPGIAFAFLGVQLGVFGVYMGMAFAPNHKGMPLVPADVKVDFLRRQVLMSRNIRGNRLLDTAMGGLNYQIEHHLFPSMPRPHLRQASGMISAFCREHGVPYTQTGLWQSYGIVVRYINRVGLGERDPFECPLLQQRQTL; from the coding sequence ATGGCCGTCATCCCTTCGGGATCGATCGCATCGTCGGTGCGATCCACGACGCCGAAGACGCCGAATCACTACACGGAGTTGTCGCAGCTGGTGACCGGAAGCGGTCTCATGCGTCGTCGTTACGGCTATTACTGGACGAAGCTCGTCGCGGCCCCGATCGTGATCGCGGGCGTGATCACCGGTTTCATCCTCATCGGCGACACCTGGTGGCAGCTGGTGACGGCGGCCGTGCTGGCCGTCGTTCTCACGCAGGTTGCCATGCTCGGTCATGACGCTGCCCACCGGCAGATCTTCCGCTCGGGTCGGTGGAACGACTGGACCACGCTGGTGATCGGTAATCTCCTCGTGGGAATGAGTTACGGCTGGTGGCAGCACAAACACACGCGGCATCATGCCAACCCGAACAAGATCGGCAGCGATCCCGACATCGAACTGCCCGTCATCGCGTTCACTCCGGAGCAGGCGGACCGTCGGCGCGCGAGTCGCAGTGGACCACTGCGTTGGCTGATCGCGCACCAGGGGGTGTTGTTCTTCCCGATCCTGCTGCTGGAGGGCCTCTCGCTGCACGCATCGAGCGTGCGTCGTGTGTTCTCGCGGGAACCGTTGCGTCGCCGTCCGATCGAGATCGCGTTCCTCGCGGCGCGGATCATCGGGTTCCTCGTGCTCGTGTTCCTGGTGCTGTCGCCGGGGATCGCGTTCGCGTTCCTCGGGGTTCAGCTCGGTGTGTTCGGCGTCTACATGGGCATGGCGTTCGCTCCGAACCACAAGGGGATGCCGCTTGTCCCGGCCGACGTGAAGGTGGATTTCCTCCGTCGGCAGGTGCTGATGAGCCGGAATATCCGTGGCAACCGGCTGCTGGACACGGCAATGGGAGGGCTCAACTACCAGATCGAGCATCACCTGTTCCCCTCGATGCCCCGACCGCACCTCCGGCAGGCGTCGGGGATGATCAGCGCATTTTGCCGGGAGCATGGCGTGCCTTATACCCAGACGGGTCTCTGGCAGTCCTACGGGATCGTCGTCCGCTACATCAACAGGGTGGGGCTCGGCGAGCGCGATCCCTTCGAGTGTCCGCTGCTCCAGCAGCGGCAGACCCTTTAG
- a CDS encoding GAF and ANTAR domain-containing protein — protein MTVPTREHQLLGTFVTLADSLVDDFDVVDLLQRLVDDCISLFDASAAGILLLSPSNQLEVIVSTSERSELVELMQLRVGAGPCVEAATTGEVVSVDDIDQIADRWPAFAADARASGFLSIHAIPLRLRDSTLGSLNLLREEPGALNAADAAAAQALADIATISILQQRLAEESELTQAQLQRALDSRVVIEQAKGYLAQRQNIDMDEAFARIRSRARSTQTRIGVVAADVIAGRLVL, from the coding sequence ATGACGGTGCCGACCCGTGAGCATCAGCTGCTGGGAACCTTCGTCACGCTGGCGGACTCTCTCGTCGACGACTTCGATGTCGTCGACCTTCTCCAGCGACTCGTCGACGACTGCATCTCGCTGTTCGACGCGTCCGCGGCCGGCATCCTTCTGCTGAGCCCGTCGAATCAGCTCGAGGTGATCGTCTCCACCAGCGAGCGAAGCGAACTCGTCGAGCTGATGCAGCTGAGAGTCGGTGCCGGCCCCTGCGTGGAGGCGGCGACGACCGGCGAAGTCGTCTCGGTGGACGACATCGACCAGATCGCGGACCGTTGGCCGGCGTTCGCGGCCGATGCCCGCGCCTCCGGGTTCCTGTCGATTCACGCCATTCCGCTGCGACTGCGGGACTCGACGCTGGGATCGCTGAACCTGTTGCGGGAGGAACCGGGAGCGCTCAACGCAGCAGATGCCGCCGCGGCGCAGGCCCTGGCTGACATCGCCACCATCAGCATCCTGCAGCAGCGCCTGGCAGAGGAGTCGGAGCTCACCCAGGCTCAGCTCCAGCGCGCGCTCGACAGCCGGGTGGTGATCGAGCAGGCCAAGGGATACCTCGCCCAGCGACAGAACATCGACATGGACGAGGCGTTCGCGCGGATCCGGAGCCGCGCCCGCTCCACCCAGACCCGCATCGGTGTCGTCGCGGCCGACGTCATCGCCGGGCGACTGGTCCTCTGA
- a CDS encoding GAF and ANTAR domain-containing protein has translation MTAGKEPEGDAFSLAAAALTAVGSDDLCSPLRAAVAMAGAVISTLGSPMGSQTVCASTTLGARIDEIQIDLGEGPSWEALRTRRPVAAADLQVDGGALWPGAWAALRELDLGSLYAFPLFVGTVGIGSIALYSTAARELSVADITGLSKLAVIVSGTLLRRALGRLDVTDDETADEPYSRREVHQATGMVAARNGIDVDDALMLLRGHAYATGRPVRDVAAAVIARSLDLGP, from the coding sequence ATGACAGCCGGCAAGGAGCCAGAAGGCGATGCGTTCTCGCTCGCCGCCGCCGCGCTCACCGCGGTGGGAAGCGATGATCTGTGCTCGCCGCTGCGAGCGGCCGTCGCGATGGCGGGCGCGGTGATCTCCACCCTCGGTTCGCCGATGGGATCGCAGACGGTGTGTGCCAGCACCACGCTCGGAGCCCGGATCGACGAGATCCAGATCGACTTGGGTGAGGGTCCGTCGTGGGAGGCCCTGCGTACCCGGCGCCCGGTCGCGGCAGCCGATCTCCAGGTCGACGGCGGAGCGCTGTGGCCGGGCGCGTGGGCGGCCCTCCGAGAGCTCGATCTGGGGTCGCTCTACGCCTTCCCGCTGTTCGTCGGGACGGTGGGCATCGGGTCGATCGCTCTCTATTCGACCGCCGCCCGCGAGTTGTCCGTCGCCGACATCACCGGGCTGAGCAAGCTCGCGGTGATCGTCTCCGGCACGCTCCTGCGCCGAGCGTTGGGCCGCCTCGATGTGACCGATGATGAAACGGCCGACGAGCCGTACTCGCGGCGGGAGGTGCACCAGGCGACGGGCATGGTCGCGGCCAGGAACGGAATCGACGTGGACGACGCCCTCATGCTCCTGCGCGGGCACGCCTACGCGACGGGCCGCCCCGTGCGCGACGTCGCCGCCGCGGTGATCGCCCGCAGCCTGGACCTCGGCCCGTGA